In Brevibacillus brevis NBRC 100599, a single genomic region encodes these proteins:
- a CDS encoding NAD(P)/FAD-dependent oxidoreductase produces the protein MKRLVILGGGYGGLRIIERVLSPDLPDDVFITLVDRMPFHGLKTEYYALAAGTTPESHLRVTFPNDPRLTVKYGEIAGVEMDEQVVNFADGDTLSYDWLVIGLGCEDRYHDIPGADQFTCSIQTMGATRNTYMAINNVNPYGTVSVVGGGLSGVEMAAELRESRPDLNVRIIDRGQSILSPFPKKLQEYASQWFIEHDVQLVSMANVTGIEQGIVYNHNQPVESDVIVWTAGIQANKIVRSLPIETDNIGRAKLNQYHQIPSHTNVYVVGDCASTIIAPSAQTAEIQGEQIALMLKKDIKGEEYPASLPALKHKGFLGSLGKKEGFASMGKMSLVGQMARVIKSGQLWMYKKHMG, from the coding sequence ATGAAACGACTTGTGATCCTTGGAGGAGGATACGGGGGTCTTCGTATTATTGAGCGAGTCCTGTCCCCTGATTTACCAGATGACGTGTTTATAACCCTCGTAGACCGTATGCCGTTTCATGGCTTGAAAACAGAGTATTACGCTCTGGCGGCAGGTACTACACCGGAATCTCACCTGCGTGTTACTTTTCCAAACGATCCGCGTCTGACCGTCAAATACGGTGAAATTGCTGGCGTGGAAATGGACGAGCAGGTCGTCAATTTTGCTGACGGGGACACCCTCTCCTACGATTGGCTTGTAATCGGATTGGGTTGTGAGGATCGTTACCATGATATCCCTGGTGCTGATCAATTTACGTGTTCGATTCAAACCATGGGAGCTACTCGCAACACATACATGGCAATCAATAATGTGAACCCATACGGTACGGTTAGCGTTGTGGGCGGTGGTCTTTCCGGGGTGGAAATGGCTGCTGAGCTGCGCGAGAGCCGTCCCGACCTGAATGTGCGCATCATCGACCGCGGTCAAAGCATTTTGAGCCCATTCCCGAAAAAGCTTCAGGAATATGCATCTCAATGGTTCATTGAGCACGATGTACAGCTTGTTTCCATGGCGAATGTCACTGGCATCGAGCAAGGGATCGTGTACAACCACAATCAGCCTGTTGAAAGTGATGTTATCGTATGGACAGCAGGTATTCAAGCGAACAAAATCGTGCGCTCTCTGCCGATCGAAACAGACAACATCGGACGCGCCAAACTCAATCAGTACCATCAAATCCCATCCCATACGAACGTGTATGTAGTAGGTGACTGTGCAAGCACAATCATCGCGCCGAGCGCGCAAACAGCTGAGATCCAAGGCGAACAAATTGCCTTGATGTTGAAAAAAGACATCAAAGGTGAGGAGTATCCAGCTTCATTGCCTGCTCTCAAGCATAAGGGCTTCCTCGGTTCCCTCGGCAAAAAGGAAGGCTTTGCCAGCATGGGAAAAATGTCTCTGGTTGGTCAGATGGCTCGTGTCATCAAGAGCGGTCAGCTATGGATGTACAAAAAGCATATGGGATAG
- the erpA gene encoding iron-sulfur cluster insertion protein ErpA, protein MITLTESASLKVKEMLAAEGKPDVFLRVGVRTGGCSGFTYGMGWDEEMKEGDETFEQNGVKIVVDKDSYPYIKGTQIDFKESMMGGGFSIENPNAVASCGCGSSFKTALAEGKAEKCDD, encoded by the coding sequence ATGATTACATTGACAGAGAGCGCCAGTCTGAAAGTAAAAGAAATGCTGGCAGCAGAAGGCAAGCCCGATGTGTTTTTGCGGGTAGGTGTCAGAACAGGTGGTTGCAGCGGCTTTACCTACGGGATGGGCTGGGACGAAGAGATGAAAGAAGGCGACGAGACCTTCGAGCAAAACGGTGTGAAAATTGTTGTCGATAAGGACAGCTACCCATACATTAAAGGTACACAAATCGATTTTAAGGAATCGATGATGGGTGGAGGCTTCTCCATCGAGAATCCGAATGCAGTCGCTTCTTGTGGTTGTGGATCTTCGTTCAAAACAGCGTTGGCTGAAGGAAAAGCGGAGAAATGTGACGACTAA
- a CDS encoding aspartyl-phosphate phosphatase Spo0E family protein — MRDVLLEKIELLRQRMVNMGLEFGLDHPDVLEYSIQIDQLHNELNQIDHSLSKAENRKKSYRFYLMENNAHFA, encoded by the coding sequence ATGCGGGACGTTTTGCTCGAGAAAATCGAACTCCTTCGACAGCGTATGGTAAATATGGGGTTAGAGTTTGGGTTAGATCATCCAGATGTCCTAGAATACAGTATACAAATTGATCAACTACACAACGAACTGAACCAGATCGATCATAGTCTGTCTAAGGCAGAGAACCGGAAGAAATCGTATAGATTTTATTTAATGGAAAACAATGCACATTTTGCATAG
- a CDS encoding MBL fold metallo-hydrolase produces MEPNTYEDMKDTLADNYMPMTSFRSGVEETVRPDVECYTIQIVNIALVGDAKSWVLVDAGMPQSAKQIIGIAQERFGEGAKPRAILLTHGHFDHVGAVIELVKAWRVPVYAHSLEIPYLTGQTYYPEPDGTVEGGLLAMISPLFPNEPIDLGSHVHPLPEDGSVPEMPGWRWIHTPGHSPGHISFFRDEDRTLLAGDAFVTVKQDSLYQVLTQQKQLTGPPVYLTTDWQAARQSVEKLANLAPAYAITGHGQPMYGEELADGLVQLVAEFDRVAVPKYGRYVDKEM; encoded by the coding sequence GTGGAACCCAACACATATGAGGATATGAAAGATACGCTGGCCGACAATTACATGCCGATGACTTCCTTTCGAAGTGGCGTCGAAGAGACAGTCAGACCAGATGTAGAATGCTACACCATTCAAATTGTGAACATCGCGCTGGTCGGAGATGCAAAATCATGGGTTCTGGTAGATGCGGGTATGCCACAATCGGCGAAACAAATCATCGGGATTGCCCAGGAGCGCTTTGGTGAGGGTGCCAAGCCGAGGGCCATCCTGCTCACTCACGGTCATTTCGATCATGTCGGGGCAGTCATCGAGCTCGTAAAAGCGTGGAGGGTGCCCGTCTATGCCCATTCGCTTGAAATCCCCTATTTGACAGGCCAAACATACTATCCGGAGCCAGATGGAACGGTTGAGGGCGGGCTGCTTGCGATGATATCCCCGTTGTTTCCAAATGAACCAATCGATTTGGGCAGCCATGTTCATCCTTTGCCCGAAGACGGGAGTGTTCCCGAAATGCCTGGATGGCGCTGGATACATACACCTGGACATTCCCCCGGGCACATTTCCTTCTTTCGTGATGAAGACAGAACTCTCCTCGCAGGGGATGCTTTTGTTACGGTAAAACAGGACTCATTGTATCAAGTCTTGACTCAGCAAAAGCAACTGACCGGTCCTCCTGTTTATTTGACAACTGATTGGCAGGCAGCTCGACAATCCGTCGAAAAGCTTGCCAATCTTGCCCCTGCGTATGCAATCACTGGTCACGGTCAACCTATGTATGGCGAGGAATTGGCCGATGGATTGGTCCAATTGGTTGCGGAGTTTGATCGGGTAGCTGTCCCCAAGTATGGGCGATATGTGGACAAGGAGATGTAG
- a CDS encoding NUDIX hydrolase yields the protein MNDYIQTMRRLIGQERLITVGCGAIIEDELGRILLQRRKDQNNWCLPGGLMEIGETFIETLFREVEEETNLIIEAPELFGIYSGPSGCREYPNGDKVFSVQIIFRVTSFHGELKQEGPESSEHTFFTRDNLPQTLNPGQAAFILDWAEGLMGPIVK from the coding sequence ATGAATGATTATATTCAAACAATGCGCCGTTTGATCGGGCAAGAACGGCTGATAACTGTAGGCTGTGGAGCGATCATCGAGGACGAGCTTGGACGTATTTTGCTGCAAAGGCGCAAAGACCAGAACAACTGGTGTCTACCTGGAGGTCTGATGGAAATCGGGGAAACCTTTATAGAGACACTATTTCGTGAAGTAGAAGAAGAAACCAATCTGATCATTGAGGCGCCAGAGCTGTTTGGAATATACTCCGGCCCTTCGGGTTGCAGAGAATACCCGAACGGCGACAAGGTGTTCAGTGTGCAAATCATCTTTCGAGTAACCTCGTTTCATGGAGAACTCAAACAAGAGGGCCCTGAGAGCTCTGAGCATACGTTCTTTACACGGGACAACCTCCCGCAAACACTTAATCCCGGTCAGGCAGCGTTTATATTGGATTGGGCGGAAGGACTTATGGGACCCATCGTCAAATAA
- a CDS encoding PLP-dependent cysteine synthase family protein: protein MNVFRNVKELIGNTPIVEITQFELPEGVRLFAKLEYFNPGGSVKDRLGIELIRAAEENGQLAPGGTIIEPTAGNTGIGVALAAVGTGYKVIFCVPAKFSEEKQELMRALGAEVVNTPTELGIKGAIAKAKELAESIPGAFVPQQFANPANPDAHYKTTGPEIWSQMDGQVNVFVAGAGSGGTFMGAARYLKEQNPNVKTVIVEPEGSILNGGESGPHKTEGIGMEFLPPFMDTSYFNAIHTILDVEAFDLVKQLAAKEGLLVGSSSGAAMAAALREAREAAPGTNIVTLFADGSERYLSKKIYQGGI, encoded by the coding sequence GTGAACGTATTTCGCAATGTGAAGGAACTGATTGGTAATACGCCGATCGTCGAAATTACTCAATTTGAGCTTCCAGAGGGTGTCCGCTTGTTCGCCAAGCTGGAGTATTTTAACCCAGGAGGCAGCGTAAAAGACAGACTCGGCATAGAGTTGATTCGTGCCGCTGAGGAAAACGGCCAATTGGCCCCAGGTGGTACCATTATTGAACCGACAGCAGGTAATACAGGAATTGGTGTAGCGCTGGCCGCTGTAGGAACAGGTTATAAAGTCATCTTCTGCGTACCAGCGAAGTTTTCCGAGGAAAAGCAAGAGCTGATGCGTGCCCTTGGAGCAGAAGTCGTCAATACACCGACAGAGCTAGGGATTAAGGGTGCAATCGCAAAGGCAAAAGAACTCGCAGAATCCATTCCAGGTGCTTTTGTTCCACAGCAATTTGCTAACCCGGCGAATCCAGACGCACACTACAAAACAACAGGTCCAGAAATTTGGAGTCAAATGGACGGACAAGTAAACGTATTTGTGGCAGGTGCTGGTTCTGGCGGTACTTTTATGGGTGCAGCTCGCTACTTGAAGGAACAAAATCCAAACGTAAAAACGGTTATTGTCGAGCCAGAAGGTTCCATCTTGAATGGGGGAGAATCCGGCCCGCATAAAACAGAAGGGATCGGCATGGAGTTTTTGCCTCCATTCATGGATACGAGCTACTTCAATGCCATTCACACGATTCTCGATGTGGAAGCCTTCGATCTGGTCAAGCAGCTGGCTGCCAAGGAAGGCTTGCTCGTAGGTAGTTCTTCAGGTGCAGCTATGGCAGCGGCACTGCGCGAAGCAAGAGAAGCAGCTCCAGGGACAAATATCGTCACACTGTTTGCCGATGGCAGCGAACGTTATCTAAGCAAGAAAATTTACCAGGGGGGAATTTAA
- a CDS encoding bifunctional cystathionine gamma-lyase/homocysteine desulfhydrase, with the protein MRIKTRLIHGGIDGDPHTGAVSVPIYQVSTYKQEAIGVHKGFEYSRTGNPTRHALETYIAEIEGGARGFAFGSGMAALSTILSMFNKGDHLVVGDDVYGGTYRVVTRVFSRMGLEATYVDTSDLAAVEAAIRPETKAIIMETPTNPLLKVSDISALAGIAKAKGVLLVVDNTFMTPYWQNPLDLGADIVFHSATKYLGGHSDVVAGLVVAKDAQVGEDLHFVQNAIGGVLGPQDSWLLLRGMKTLGIRMEEHEHNARTLAKWLSERSDIKRVIYPGLSSHSGHELIQKQARGFGGMISFDVGSAERADEVLAKVKYYTLAESLGAVESLISVPARMTHASIPAERRAELGITDGLVRISVGIEDVQDLIEDLDQALS; encoded by the coding sequence ATGCGCATCAAAACTCGTCTGATCCACGGCGGAATCGATGGAGATCCACATACAGGAGCCGTATCCGTTCCAATTTACCAGGTAAGTACGTATAAACAGGAAGCCATTGGCGTTCACAAAGGCTTCGAATATTCCCGTACGGGGAATCCGACCCGTCACGCATTGGAAACATACATCGCAGAAATCGAAGGCGGCGCACGCGGCTTTGCATTTGGTTCTGGGATGGCGGCACTGTCTACCATCCTCTCGATGTTCAACAAAGGCGATCATCTCGTAGTAGGGGACGATGTATACGGTGGTACTTACCGCGTCGTTACACGTGTATTCTCCCGTATGGGTCTGGAAGCAACCTACGTAGATACGAGTGATCTGGCAGCAGTAGAGGCGGCAATTCGCCCGGAAACCAAAGCAATCATTATGGAAACACCGACAAACCCGCTACTGAAAGTAAGCGACATCAGCGCGTTGGCAGGAATCGCGAAAGCAAAAGGCGTGCTGCTCGTAGTAGACAACACGTTCATGACGCCATACTGGCAAAATCCGCTGGATCTCGGTGCTGACATCGTGTTCCATAGCGCAACAAAATATTTGGGCGGACACAGCGACGTAGTAGCTGGTCTGGTTGTAGCAAAAGATGCGCAAGTGGGCGAAGACCTCCATTTTGTGCAAAATGCAATTGGCGGTGTGCTTGGACCACAAGATTCTTGGCTCTTGCTGCGCGGTATGAAGACGCTGGGAATTCGGATGGAAGAGCATGAACACAATGCTCGTACGCTCGCAAAATGGCTGTCTGAGCGCAGCGACATCAAACGCGTCATTTATCCTGGTCTGTCCAGCCATTCCGGTCATGAGCTGATTCAAAAGCAAGCGCGTGGCTTCGGTGGCATGATTTCCTTCGACGTAGGTAGCGCAGAGCGTGCTGACGAAGTGTTGGCAAAGGTAAAATACTACACGCTGGCAGAATCGCTGGGTGCAGTGGAGAGCTTGATCAGCGTACCTGCACGCATGACACATGCTTCTATCCCGGCAGAGCGCCGTGCTGAGCTGGGTATTACAGATGGCCTGGTGCGCATCTCTGTTGGTATTGAAGATGTTCAGGACTTGATCGAGGACCTCGACCAAGCATTGTCCTAA
- a CDS encoding carbon-nitrogen hydrolase family protein codes for MKIGLAQTRFPQSAAEGLAIIKEQMINAAQNNCDLICFPESMIPGLRGVGYEVEAYDHEVQRRALEEIRALAKERQLAVILPMEWKDERGYRLVAFVVGKQGEDLGLQIKNQIDPDEDQFDYIPGEGRQMFTIEDVAFGIVICHEGWRYPETVRWAARRGASIVFHPMFTGEVSNPDFYNGAMVCRSLENNIYFASVNYAIPNQQVTTALISPTGERLCVAASGVEELLVLEIDPAKATRLLAQRFQPGLVE; via the coding sequence ATGAAAATAGGCCTGGCTCAGACGAGGTTCCCCCAATCAGCGGCGGAGGGGCTTGCAATCATTAAGGAGCAGATGATAAATGCTGCGCAAAACAATTGCGATCTGATTTGCTTTCCTGAATCGATGATTCCGGGGCTGCGCGGTGTTGGCTATGAAGTGGAAGCATACGATCATGAGGTACAACGGAGAGCTTTGGAAGAGATTCGTGCTCTGGCGAAGGAACGCCAGCTCGCCGTCATTTTACCGATGGAATGGAAGGATGAGCGCGGCTATCGTCTAGTCGCCTTTGTGGTGGGGAAACAGGGAGAAGATCTTGGGTTGCAAATAAAAAATCAGATCGACCCAGATGAGGATCAGTTTGACTATATTCCGGGCGAAGGGCGGCAAATGTTTACGATAGAGGATGTGGCGTTTGGCATTGTCATTTGCCATGAAGGATGGCGATATCCAGAGACGGTACGGTGGGCGGCACGCCGTGGAGCGAGCATTGTTTTCCATCCGATGTTTACAGGGGAGGTCAGCAATCCCGATTTTTACAACGGGGCGATGGTTTGCCGAAGCTTGGAAAACAATATCTACTTCGCCAGCGTGAACTACGCGATTCCGAATCAACAGGTGACGACGGCTTTGATCTCACCGACCGGGGAACGGCTGTGTGTGGCGGCTTCAGGGGTCGAGGAGCTGCTTGTGTTAGAGATTGATCCTGCGAAAGCAACGCGATTATTGGCCCAGCGATTCCAGCCCGGGTTGGTTGAATAG
- a CDS encoding YuzD family protein — translation MTVDIKVFGTEQLCASCVNLPSAKETAEWLEAALSRKYGSDSIRIVYSDFQQPQTDDDKSWANRIIEEDLWYPLVVISGEIVGEGNPKLKDIYEKLESMGVQPIASTAEAE, via the coding sequence GTGACTGTCGATATCAAGGTTTTTGGGACAGAGCAATTGTGCGCAAGCTGCGTCAATTTGCCATCTGCAAAGGAAACAGCCGAGTGGCTGGAGGCGGCACTCTCTCGCAAGTATGGGAGTGACAGCATCCGCATCGTTTATAGCGACTTTCAACAGCCGCAGACAGACGATGACAAAAGCTGGGCGAATCGCATTATCGAGGAAGATTTATGGTATCCGCTTGTCGTAATTTCCGGGGAAATTGTCGGTGAGGGAAATCCGAAATTAAAGGATATCTATGAAAAGCTGGAGAGCATGGGCGTGCAGCCGATTGCTTCGACAGCAGAAGCCGAATAA
- a CDS encoding NifU family protein, with the protein MDIMDQVQEVLDKLRPYLQRDGGDVQLVDVEDGIVKLRLMGACGSCPSSTITLKAGIERALVEEIPGIKEVQQVF; encoded by the coding sequence ATGGATATCATGGATCAAGTACAAGAAGTTCTCGATAAACTGCGTCCTTACCTGCAACGTGACGGCGGAGACGTACAACTCGTTGATGTAGAAGATGGCATCGTGAAGCTGCGCCTGATGGGTGCTTGCGGTAGCTGCCCTTCCTCTACCATCACCCTGAAAGCAGGAATCGAGCGTGCACTGGTGGAAGAAATCCCAGGCATCAAAGAAGTTCAACAAGTATTCTAA
- a CDS encoding DUF1450 domain-containing protein yields the protein MKPLVEFCASNVSSYTQSVVDALENDPDLDVDVLEYGCLGYCGECYMEPFALVNGSLVQAPTADELLVKIKNKLREEEELLDADFPL from the coding sequence ATGAAACCACTAGTAGAATTTTGCGCGAGCAATGTTTCCTCTTATACGCAATCCGTCGTGGATGCATTGGAAAATGATCCGGATCTGGATGTGGACGTACTCGAGTACGGCTGTCTCGGGTATTGCGGTGAATGCTACATGGAGCCATTCGCGCTCGTAAATGGCAGCTTGGTACAAGCTCCAACAGCCGATGAATTACTGGTGAAAATCAAGAATAAATTACGGGAGGAAGAAGAGCTGCTGGATGCAGATTTTCCTCTGTAG
- the mqnE gene encoding aminofutalosine synthase MqnE — MALETIAIQDKALAGIAEKVMHGERLTLEDGVTLFNSNDLLTIGQLANVVNYRKNQDNVYFLQNLYINPTNVCEAHCKFCGFRRDEGDEGAYTMSMEELLHYVETRFHPGIREFHIVGGHNQHKPFEYYLDTLRTLRKAYPDVTIKSYTGAEIEFFSRISGLSIREVLQELMKAGLQSLTGGGAEILTERYRMKMSPEKASTDMYLQVHRTAHELGLKTHTTMLYGSIETLEERVIHMLRLRELQDDTNGFMVFIPLAVQPIKATAGIKRRNSAIDDLKTMAISRLMLDNFQHIKAYFINIGTQLTQLSLQMGISDAHGTLIEERISHSAGALTQQALTVDELVWLIKGAGKRALERDTFYNVIKEH; from the coding sequence ATGGCGCTTGAAACGATTGCCATACAAGACAAAGCTCTCGCCGGAATCGCTGAAAAAGTTATGCATGGCGAAAGACTTACCTTGGAAGACGGTGTCACCCTTTTTAATTCCAACGATCTTTTGACGATTGGACAATTGGCTAACGTTGTTAACTATCGCAAGAATCAGGATAACGTTTACTTTTTGCAAAATCTGTACATCAACCCAACCAACGTATGTGAAGCTCATTGCAAATTCTGTGGCTTCCGCCGCGATGAAGGGGATGAAGGTGCCTACACGATGAGCATGGAAGAGTTGCTTCATTATGTAGAAACGCGCTTCCATCCGGGTATCCGTGAATTTCATATCGTTGGCGGACATAACCAGCACAAGCCATTTGAATACTACCTCGACACCCTTCGTACCTTGAGAAAAGCGTACCCGGATGTGACGATTAAATCGTATACAGGTGCAGAGATTGAGTTCTTCTCCCGCATTTCCGGTCTCTCCATCCGCGAGGTTTTGCAAGAGCTGATGAAGGCTGGTCTTCAAAGCCTTACTGGTGGTGGCGCTGAAATTTTGACTGAGCGCTATCGGATGAAAATGAGCCCGGAAAAAGCAAGTACAGACATGTACCTGCAAGTACACCGCACGGCTCATGAGTTGGGCTTGAAAACACATACCACCATGCTGTACGGCTCCATCGAGACATTAGAAGAGCGCGTGATCCACATGCTTCGCCTGCGCGAGCTGCAAGATGACACAAACGGCTTCATGGTATTTATCCCATTGGCTGTTCAACCGATCAAAGCAACAGCAGGCATCAAACGCCGCAACTCTGCCATTGATGATTTGAAAACAATGGCAATCAGCCGTCTGATGCTCGATAACTTCCAGCATATCAAAGCATACTTCATCAACATCGGTACCCAACTCACACAGCTTTCTCTGCAAATGGGAATTTCCGATGCTCACGGAACCTTGATCGAGGAACGCATCAGCCACTCAGCCGGTGCACTTACCCAGCAAGCCCTGACAGTAGATGAGTTGGTTTGGTTGATCAAAGGCGCTGGAAAACGCGCTCTGGAACGCGATACCTTCTACAACGTGATCAAAGAACATTAA
- a CDS encoding alpha/beta hydrolase gives MNTFFVLITGLLVLLLIAAVAVSFHVTWRLTHPVRKPIHMEPRDFGIEQVEPVVFSSRETKISLAGWYVSAQKNGQASNGSTLIFAHGYSQNRLEPHLPALSLAARLVQAGFDVLMFDFRNAGESSKALTTIGLREQQDLLGAIDFAAAKKPEHRLGLVGFSMGAATSLMVGGVDERVTAIVADSPFYSLREYLAENLPQWTGLPRFPFNWLILTLCPVLLGANPRDVNPYQAVQQANKPILFIHGTGDTTIPLVNSERLFELTQDEDSEIWIVPRAGHVRSYALVPEEYGKRMIAFLEKGMNKGK, from the coding sequence ATGAACACGTTCTTTGTTTTGATTACAGGACTCCTCGTGCTGCTCTTAATTGCAGCAGTAGCCGTTTCGTTTCACGTAACCTGGCGCTTGACGCATCCTGTAAGAAAACCGATTCACATGGAACCCCGAGATTTTGGAATCGAACAGGTGGAGCCCGTTGTTTTTTCGAGCAGAGAAACAAAGATTTCGTTGGCTGGATGGTACGTGTCGGCACAAAAAAATGGGCAGGCTTCGAATGGAAGTACGCTGATCTTTGCTCACGGGTATAGTCAAAACAGATTAGAGCCACATCTGCCAGCGTTGTCTCTGGCTGCAAGATTGGTTCAGGCTGGGTTTGATGTATTGATGTTCGATTTTCGCAATGCAGGGGAGTCCAGCAAAGCACTGACTACGATTGGTCTTCGAGAACAGCAAGACCTCCTTGGGGCCATCGATTTTGCAGCAGCGAAGAAGCCGGAGCACAGACTTGGTCTCGTCGGATTTTCCATGGGGGCGGCAACCTCTTTGATGGTTGGCGGAGTGGATGAACGCGTCACAGCGATTGTAGCAGATTCACCGTTCTATTCCTTGCGTGAGTACTTGGCTGAGAACTTGCCGCAGTGGACGGGCCTGCCCCGATTTCCATTCAACTGGCTCATCCTTACCTTGTGTCCTGTTTTACTAGGAGCCAACCCGCGAGACGTCAATCCGTATCAGGCAGTCCAGCAAGCGAATAAGCCGATTCTTTTTATACACGGGACAGGCGATACGACGATCCCACTGGTTAACAGCGAACGACTTTTCGAGCTGACCCAAGACGAAGATTCCGAGATTTGGATCGTACCGCGAGCGGGTCACGTCCGCAGCTATGCGTTAGTTCCTGAGGAGTACGGGAAGCGCATGATTGCCTTTTTGGAAAAAGGGATGAATAAGGGGAAATGA
- a CDS encoding ATP-grasp domain-containing protein, translating into MKVLFCSQPFQENKVDETYEYEYTCAKQLGLDIHLISLEQLIYQDNPLAAVKQIQPSPEKVLAIYRGWMLKPFLYQKLYDALLAKNIELINTPEKYVHCHYLPESYEVIKDFTPLSVWLHKEEIDASFENVYRILNRFGQAPIMIKDYVKSRKHDWNEACYIPDASDKEKVQQVTSRFLELQQDELNEGVVFREFVKLQFLTHHSQSNMPLSQEYRVFFLDGEPMYMANYWEEGQYDDTPPDLQPFLEVAKKIKSRFFTMDIAKLENGSWTILELGDAQVSALPEQADRCEFFTRLKRNFL; encoded by the coding sequence ATGAAAGTCTTATTTTGCAGTCAGCCATTTCAAGAAAACAAAGTCGATGAAACCTACGAATATGAGTATACGTGCGCAAAACAACTCGGCTTGGATATTCATCTGATCAGCTTGGAACAACTGATATACCAGGACAACCCGTTAGCAGCTGTGAAACAAATCCAACCCTCTCCTGAAAAAGTATTGGCTATCTACAGGGGATGGATGCTAAAACCGTTCCTGTACCAAAAATTATACGACGCCCTGCTAGCCAAAAATATAGAGTTAATCAATACACCCGAGAAGTACGTGCATTGTCATTACCTGCCTGAATCTTATGAGGTCATCAAAGATTTTACCCCGCTGTCAGTCTGGCTGCACAAAGAAGAGATAGACGCGTCATTTGAAAACGTGTATCGGATATTAAATAGATTTGGACAGGCTCCGATCATGATCAAAGATTATGTGAAATCTCGAAAACACGATTGGAATGAGGCGTGCTATATTCCCGATGCTTCCGATAAAGAAAAGGTACAGCAAGTGACCAGCCGATTTTTGGAGCTGCAACAGGATGAGCTGAATGAGGGAGTCGTCTTTCGAGAATTTGTAAAGCTTCAGTTTTTGACCCATCACTCGCAGAGCAACATGCCATTATCCCAGGAATATCGCGTTTTCTTTTTGGATGGCGAACCCATGTACATGGCAAATTACTGGGAGGAAGGACAATATGATGATACGCCGCCAGACCTCCAGCCATTTTTAGAGGTAGCGAAAAAAATCAAGAGTCGCTTTTTTACTATGGATATCGCCAAGCTGGAAAATGGCTCATGGACCATCCTCGAGCTAGGGGATGCACAGGTGTCGGCTCTGCCTGAACAGGCTGATAGATGTGAATTTTTCACGAGGTTAAAAAGAAATTTTCTATAG